The window TGTGGACTTGGAAATATCTAAACAAAAGGGAACAGTAACATAGCATTGTTaaactcacttactcactcatgtTCACCAGGCATCAGCACTGGGTACAATTCAGGAACCAGGCTTCAGAAAGAGCCACTCAATCACAAAGATCAGTTTAGGATTGCTAAATAActaaacatgcatgtctttggggaggtggaagaaaaataaaatgtgcaaacttcacacaaccAATGATCAGGCATTGGATTCAATATAGGATGCTGAGTTTGTGAAGCACTTGTTTTAATCACTTTGATGAATAAATACTCCAAAAGGAACAAGgataaaagcaagtgaaaaatgaGGGATGTGTGacttaaaataaaatcagttatatattttgtttgttgcTGCATTGCAAGAAGGCAACCAAGGTTCAGGCTCCATGtgctccatgcgtggagtttgcatgttctccccatgtctgtgtgggtttcctccgagcactGAATGTTAGGTGGACTGGTAGTGTTAAATTGGCTCCTGGCATGTGTGGGTGCATGTGTGTTCACCATGTGAAGAACTGGCATCCTCTTCAGatgttgttcctgcctcctgcctGATGATTTCTGGGATAAGCTctagcttccctgtgaccctgctttgAATAAGGGAATTTGGAAAATGTGTAGTgttcaaattttaaaagaaaatatccatTTAATGAAAAGGATTTTTATGCATTATACATAtgagaaaatgtatatttaaaaccaTTTCCTTTTTAAGCAATGAATTATACAAACAATTGCAAAATGAATAATTAAGTTTATTAATACTTAATTTTATTCTGGAAACGAATGAGGTTTAATTGCAAAATGCTGTAAATGTCATATTCAAATTATTAGAGCTACCGGTATAGAACTTATTCAAGAGTCCCATGTCATACTTAAATCATAtgttagaaaaagaaaacctCTCCTACTGTAGGTAAAActggagtccaattccttgtatgtgtacatatacttggccaataaagctgattctgattctgatgtacactctcttcctctcctttcttcctcttcatctttttccacttctgaGTAGGGTCAGTgcacttgatcaaccttctccaaacagtttGGTTCTGCACCACCTCATCAGTCAAGcctttttccttcacttcttCCTTTACTTTATCCGTCCACCTAAGCTTTGGCCTCCCTCTccttctcttcccctgtactttcattcccatcactcttttgcccatatATTAATtatctttcctcatcacatgtagataccacttcaacctactttcctttacttttttgataCATCTCCcactttgttgtacctctgattgtctcatttccttttctgtccttttttgtaactccacacatccatctcaacattcttattTCTGACACATCTGACTTCTTCTCTAGTGCTCCCATTACTGCACTGCCCTGTCTTAAAAACTTTATCTTTAACCTTTTCCTTAAATCtccaatcacacaatactcctgataccttcttccaattgttccattcaCACTGCACTTTATGTGTTACCTCTGCATGTAATTTTCTATCttaggctaccactgatcctagatgtttaaatttatccactcttttcaatagctctctaTGCAGGCCAgcatctgaatcctgatcatcattaaacttcTATCTTCTCTgtgttctgtcttcttcctattctctcttccaaagcccttctccattcttccagcttcctccccatttcttcttttctggtgctacataatacaatgtcatcagcaaaaagcctgcaccaaGGGATTGATCTTTAATCACATGACTCAATACATCAATAGCAAATTTAAAGAGGTAAGGAGTTAAAGAAGATCCCTGCTGCAGACCTattctaactgggatcttgtctgttacatcATCTCTGCTTCTGACCTAAGTCCtaactccctcatacatatcctggacaatcctcatatACTTCTCtggtccttctttctctctcatgtaCCTCCAGACCCCTGGacgtggcactctatcataagccttccaCTATCTTTCAATAACAAACTGCTAAACTGTAGATTTTTAAGACATTTACTGCATTCTATGCAATCAACATGGCAGAGTGAGCTTACAGTATTGGCAAAGTTAGATTACTGTTTTATCTTCTTTTATTTGATTTAGAATTTATTTCTTGCACTTTTGGCAATttcattaagcaggtttaagaatgtactacattacctaaAGATGTCCTTAGTTCCATTCTTATTTTTAACTAACACTCAGTCCCATTTATTTGTCTCACCTGCACAGATTACTCCGACATCTTGCTCATGAGTGCAGTTATTCTGGCGAAGCAGAGAGTGCTGGCAATCCCAAAGGTGATCTTCTGTGCCACTGCAAGTGACTTTATTCAGCCAGATGGTGCCATTACCTTGTCCAAAGCTGGGTCTTGTCTCTCTGCTCAGTGCAGTGCCACAACCCACTTGTTTGCATACCACCTGAGCATCCTTCAGATCCCATGAATCATCACAAACAGTTCCCCATGTATCACCATATAATATTTCCACACGACCAGAACAGGCTGTAGTCCCCTGCACTAACTGGACTTCTTTCGGCACTAAAATCAATAAGATTGGAATATTGTATTATCCGTGTTTACGATATATTTAATAAAGTGGTATTTAAAAGAAGAgtgctatttaaaataatgatCAGTTGATCACATGaagatttattattaaaatctgaGAGTGTAATAAggttataattattataaaaaaatggaatgaaattCATAAAATGATATGAAATAACTTTAGTAAAATAccaaaactgattaaatataatatttcaaataGCTTTGCACAAATGCTTATGTTCTAAAGACCTGTAAGTGgaagaaaatatattatttataaatatatcaaCACTTTCTATTTCTATAATATTTTTTGGTACAAACAACGAATACCTACCTCACCAAAAAGAATGACCagatattcaaattaaaatcaaaaggaTGAATTTAATCTACATAAAATGGTTGACTTTTACATCACCTGCACAGAAAACTCCAGCATCCTCTTTGTGATGACAGTTGTGGTTTCCCAGAGATGCATGCTGACAGTCCCAGAGTCTCAGTTCACCGCCCTTGCAGTTCACTTCATCTAGCCAGATCGAGCCGTTCCCACTTCCAAAGGAAGCCTCACTGTGTGGGCTCACTGCCTCTCCACATCCAACATGCCTGCACACCACCTGAGCATCTGCCAAATCCCAGGAGTCATCACAGACTGTACCCCAGACATCCAGGTGCAACATTTCCACTCTGCCAGCACAGGAGTGTGGACCACCAATGAGGCGCAGTGATTCTGGTTCTGAAATTAAATGCAGCAGAATATACTAATATTCACTTCAGGAATAATCCTTCAGTGAAAATCtttactatataaaatataatgtaagaTGTTTGTCAAATGGAAATGATTCACAACAAAGTAAAATTTTATGGCAAAAAGGAGGAATGTCTGCTTCTTTTCGGTGCTTTGTGGTGTTAAGTCAagtgaagttggggagcatgaactggtacagtgtgttgccacacccactacacatcaaaacagctcgggatcccggttggcaaccccccaggcagatacgcggtccagtcctaccctccggaaattactttctatctgctgcagccaggtgttatgtgggtaaccccttggtctggtccagccacttaggtccccaacaatgaggatcttatgagccggaccttacccggcacagagagcagtgttatccccctgtagttgtagATTgcagattgcagcaactacaggggtatTAGAAAAGTTGAAAATTAAACAACACTTATCATGGACTGATAAGATAATCTGTATATCAACTTTACTCTGCCTGGTCAgctttttcatttgtcttttgtgCTCTTCACCAGGCACCCTCTCATCCTACCAACTATATTTTGCAGtcaaaacattataaaaagtgaAAGTAAACAAGCAATTCAACTtttaaatgttaaagtgaaatattaaaaacatccaCAATCAAAAATGTAGCATAGAGCAGAGAACCAAAACatacaatattatatactgtGGCAGGATGCCTTTatgctggaaggactgggggagagagagcATGTATAGGGCATTATCCTccccggaacactagatggcagcacccctgggttacTGCAGTGGCATTGAATCTCACTGGGCTTCATTGGAGATGAGGTTTTGTTACTCATACCTTTTGTGTCCCGTGGATGCcttcagggggagctgcagggactCATGAGCCCTACTTTGGCCTcccacctcacctggaagtgcttctggatcATGCTAAGGGGTCACCAGAAGTACCCCCGGGTGCGGCATAAAAGCAGCCTTACTTCATTCCAGGAacaagagttgggaggaagaggatgaagctctgCTGGAGGAAGGAGTaaggcagagagagacagagaagatgACACtaagaaagaagacaaaagaatACTGTGCTGTGTATTTGTGCTTCCTGTACTGTGTTTAAACGCTGTGTTCTGTGCTGGAGTTGTGCCTGTGTCTGCCTGTGCTGggcttggggagctggagcacccccttcaggccactatatatactgtatatggagacaAAGgtctgtaatccatccatccattttccaacccgctgaatccgaacacagggtcatgggggtctgctggagccaatcccagccaacacagggcacaaggcaggaaccaatcccgggcagggtgccaacccaccgcaggacacacacaaacacacccacacaccaagcacacactagggccaatttagaatcaccaatccacctaacctgcatgtctttggactgtgggaggaaacaggagcgcccggaggaaacccacgcagacacggggagaacatgcaaactccacgcagggaggacccgggaagcgaacccaggtccccagatctcccaactgcgaggcagcagcgctacccactgcgccaccgtgccgcccggcagtactcataatatgcTAATTATGGTGAACAAGTCCTGGTTCAGCAGGAAACAGATaactaattttttaaaatgaactggGAGATGCatgtaaaaggaaaaacaaaacaaataaaatataaaaatgaagcaaCCAAAACCCAGATGAGAGGCAAAAATCTAACTCAAAAATCATGCAAGAAGTCAAAACCAGACAAGACACAAAGATCAATTAGcaaaaaaatatgcttttttagTATTTAAAGCATTTATTCACATATCGGAAAAAGCCTGATGCAAACGCTAACCTTTTATCTCATTGTGCCAATGAACTCAAGGTCACGACCCTGGAGACCACGCCCCTAGAAAACGTAATATGACACTAACAAAGGTTATACAAAATGGAGTCTAACATAGAAAAAGCAATAGGACTCTAAAATTCAGCCTTGATCATGACACAGCTAATATTCCCTTCAAATGGAAATATGGCAagtttgttgggtttttttttaatgcatgcaggGTGGAAGGCTGGAGTATTGATTGGGTTGTGACATCACATATACCTGAATCAGATCAACAACAATCTTGCAGTACGCATGTGCGAAAGTTTTGCTAATGGCTGTTACacctctgtgatgtcacattggccttgcaaagcatcatggggaactggaaaaaagtttgtctaagcaATCTGAGCAATTCTTTGAACAAGGACTCCAGCAAACACAGCATAATtactgcaaaaaatgctttgttgAATTTCACTGATCACATtagctgtaagagccatttgctagttattagtgcatagtctatgggcaGTTCTTACAATCACCAGAAGTTGAATTGAATTAGTATATTCTAACAATTTCTAGCGTCTCTGACTATAAATTAGCCTCAGTTAGTGGCCTGCCTTGCCGAGTGTAAGGTATGGAGGGCACATGCCTTACGTGCCCAGTAGCATGAAAGACAACATGCTTTATTGAACTTGTAGTGCGTTTAGGGGCGTACTAAAGtcgaagtaataataataataattctttacatttatatagcgcttttctcactactcaaagcgctctccacacagggaggacccgggaagcgaacccactatctccttactgcaaagcagcagcagcactaccactgcaacaACTAAAGTTTAACAAggaaagctaagtttagagaagatacattttttccaatttttttcccttttaatctACACGTGTAACTACCTTTTTTCCTTATTCTTGTGTGgtctatttgctttgaattttcactaaattttttaaaacaaacttttggattGATAGAtttcttttgctttgcttttgactcgtgcttgttcctgccttacacatcATCAGATAAACTAGTCATTTATCCTTAGCAGCTGTTTGTTATATTTACTTAAGCACTGGGCCTTATGCCTAAAAAGATTTAAAgtttttaaactgaaaagtaCTCTAATACTATGTtagtttctttatatatatatatcattttattgtttaattttttacataaagTATATATGGACCTCTAAAATACACTTGTTTCTACTTACACACTAATCCAGAAGACTGCTTAAGGCACCAAAAAGGCTATGCTATATAATGCATTTGTGAGGTCTCTTCTGGAATACTGTCagtattcaaatatttaaaagaatgaaaggaattagtagaaTGGATCCCAATTATTAATGTAAATTGagttcttcaacaacaacaaGGAAACACAGATACAAATTTGATAAGGGTAAGCTACAGTATGTCCCATTGCGATGAATATTTGGATTAAACCAATTCAAGAAGGCATAGATAAATTTAAatagttaaaaatttaaaatccaatcGAGAGCAATTGCTGTAGACTTACCAAGGCAGCGTTGCTGAGATGGATCATTTGAGCATGGTAtcactacattttctttttttcttttacctgttCAGAAATGAAAGgttttacatacatatacattgacctaaaaaaacccaaaaagtttacatttgtttatttaattgatgtttcatgtatgtatgtatattgagCATATTTCAAGAGTTGGAGCACTAGCACTTTAAATGTCTTGCTTATGGTTACAGCTTTAGTTAAGGATATAACTACCACCAGGCCACCTTCTGTGAAATGAGAGATAAAACtcataaaacagtaaaacaacaaAATTCCCCCATGCCCTGGGAAGGCCTCGAGACATGGCAGTTACTAAGTGAATTTAGTTTGTCCAGGAGGTTGGGGGTAAGGAAGCCTCTTTCCAAGGAGGAAACGGTTAGCGAATGAGATGCAGAAATAACTGAAGTAGGCAAAATCTTGGTCAAGCAGCAGGCTGGGGGCAATAAACCAGAAGAGATAGTCAGAGCATGAATATTATGATTCCCTCTGCCAGCACCCTTCACTTTTGGAGCATTGAATAGTTATGAACAAGATTAACCAGTGGCAAATGAAGACACATAGACATCAGCTTAGTATccaaacatgaacatttttataCTGCTTAAGTGTAGTGccaaaaaaagtcatttttagtATCATAAACATCTTTTCTTTAGATAGAAACACATGAACAGTTGCATGAAGAGTCATTAACAGAAGAGATTTTtatgtgaaaggttttttttttctttctggaacAACCCCACCCATAATCAGCTGGCACACAGCTCACTGATCTTCTTGATCGTGAAGTCAATGGAGGTTCAATGTCAACTGATCACAACCTGGTGGTGTGTTGGCTTcgttggtgggggaggatgccggtcaggcctggtaggcccaaacgtatcgtgagggtctgctgggaacgtccggcagagtcccctgtcagaagtggcttcaactcccacctccagcataACTTCGACAACGTCCCGAGGGAGgttggggacattgagtccgaatgggccatgttccgtgcctctattgttgaggcggctgaccagagctgtgaccgcaaggtggttggtgcctgtcgtggcggcaaacaccgaacccgttggtggacaccggcggtgagggatgccatcaagctgaagaaggagtcctacaggacccttttgtcctgtagaACTCCAGagacagctaataggtaccggcagaccaagcggaatgcggcttcactggttgctgaggcaaaaactcgggcttgggaggagtttggggaggccatggataATGACTTCCagatggctttgaggagattctggtccaccatccggcgtctcagga of the Erpetoichthys calabaricus chromosome 2, fErpCal1.3, whole genome shotgun sequence genome contains:
- the LOC127526599 gene encoding deleted in malignant brain tumors 1 protein-like, which encodes MIQKHFQYILLHLISEPESLRLIGGPHSCAGRVEMLHLDVWGTVCDDSWDLADAQVVCRHVGCGEAVSPHSEASFGSGNGSIWLDEVNCKGGELRLWDCQHASLGNHNCHHKEDAGVFCAVPKEVQLVQGTTACSGRVEILYGDTWGTVCDDSWDLKDAQVVCKQVGCGTALSRETRPSFGQGNGTIWLNKVTCSGTEDHLWDCQHSLLRQNNCTHEQDVGVICADISKSTPSNAAQKDQSILMIMCFILGALLFVTFILIFGQYLQKQDLRRQIEEWEVTYYPQQDMYYEEIEYKLGRTYSLPRKGSMLYDNISYDDVMNDYADNFASGDIPYDDVVDENAGMKTITQQKNPTAI